One genomic window of Legionella jordanis includes the following:
- a CDS encoding HIT family protein translates to MPNTETKPCIIDSIISKQENAYLIFEDAHFIAFLDHRPLFPGHTLLAPKKHTQTLTELDDDLIAPLFLLTKRMAKAVESAMEAHGSFVAMNNVVSQSIPHLHIHIVPRNKGDGLKGFFWPRTKYKDEGHILETQQKIRNCLSAYL, encoded by the coding sequence ATGCCAAATACTGAAACAAAACCATGCATCATAGATTCAATCATTTCAAAACAGGAGAATGCCTATCTCATTTTTGAAGATGCACACTTTATCGCGTTTCTCGATCATCGCCCCTTGTTTCCAGGCCATACCCTTCTTGCCCCTAAGAAACATACTCAAACCTTAACAGAGCTTGACGATGATTTGATAGCACCGCTATTTTTGTTAACTAAACGTATGGCTAAAGCCGTGGAGAGTGCCATGGAGGCTCACGGCAGTTTTGTTGCGATGAATAATGTAGTAAGTCAAAGTATTCCTCATTTGCACATTCATATTGTGCCGCGGAATAAAGGAGATGGATTAAAAGGTTTTTTCTGGCCTAGAACCAAATATAAAGATGAAGGGCATATTCTTGAAACTCAGCAAAAGATTCGCAATTGCTTAAGTGCATACCTTTAG